The Henckelia pumila isolate YLH828 chromosome 2, ASM3356847v2, whole genome shotgun sequence genome includes a window with the following:
- the LOC140880234 gene encoding uncharacterized protein isoform X1 produces MVSIWIRVVAGYLMMEGGGGEDRVMGSAMEMDDQLRLVSVDNSESVSCRKNMAEEVLVDSEMEHVDACQEMDVCNDFELGTSTGREERDVIMNKTKTDCFAAGETKQISDNTELLQPSVTINARDVADLAKSKPCSETQVQGAMGCTGVSNSSLPEPFCERQNIEESDCVKSSVKLVLNSEKPDPNEVLYNNSTGPGAENHVIGSMDSGDLEQCCVTVEVKEASNDFMSNHCPKDKVEETSNDDVHSEVSNPNPSPKHLTSSLTSCSQPLDVLASEIGGCGEITSACSQTSSADGNSCKEKHVQTSESVSTSCVAIEIPKNISTTGIRKITFKFSKRKEDYDSKISCPGKPMVNNEFQEDHNDIQSCLSAAQPSTCADSHKWSWNTNETIIGNEYADTPSPLSCAPNREMKMSKKIIPENYPTNVKKLLSTKILEGARVKYVSISGKKEIPGIIKDCGYLCGCCLCNFSKVVSAYEFELHAGTKTRHPNNHIYLENGKPICSIIEELRTASLTSLDDVLKAVAGSSVNEEYFQVWKANLHCGNTVSCGDGPYLSKSFCQNGFINSKPIEDGPCSDSGIYYHEVPVNQQSYTEALVEQKRLIKKPRNNQSFSGWEKKKATKGGSKKRDNDLHKLLFMPNGLPDGTDLAYYAKGKRILGGYKQGNGIICSCCNTELSPSQFEAHAGWSAKRQPYRHIYTSSGLTLHDIALMLANGQSLVTSDSDDMCAVCGDGGKLIICNGCPRAFHTACLGLQSLPGDDWHCNFCTDKVGSGIKTSRESKPIILRLTRVVKASEFETGGCVVCRSQDFSAVKFDDLTVILCDQCEKEYHVGCLRERGMCDLKELPNDKWFCCDDCDKIFSTLQLLTSSGPEVIPTSVSATIFRKHAAVGLNNIALQWQILSGKSRQPEHLLLLSQAAAIFRECFDPIVAKSGRDLIPVMVYGRNIAGQEFSGMYCVVLIVNSVVISAALLRIFGREAAELPLVATSKNNQGKGFFLALFSCIEGFLYSMNVKHIVLPAAEEAEPMWTKKLGFTRTSQEQLLRYTRDLQLTIFKGTSLLEKVVKEQRG; encoded by the exons ATGGTTTCGATTTGGATTCGAG TGGTTGCGGGGTACTTGATGATGGAAGGAGGGGGTGGTGAGGACCGTGTGATGGGTAGTGCGATGGAAATGGACGATCAATTGAGGCTTGTATCCGTGGATAATTCTGAATCAGTGTCATGTAGAAAGAATATGGCAGAGGAAGTTCTAGTTGATTCTGAAATGGAACATGTTGATGCATGCCAAGAGATGGACGTTTGCAATGATTTTGAGTTAGGAACATCTACTGGGAGGGAGGAAAGAGATGTCATTATGAATAAAACTAAAACAGACTGTTTTGCGGCTGGTGAGACAAAACAAATATCAGATAACACTGAATTGTTGCAGCCTTCAGTAACTATTAATGCCAGGGATGTTGCAGATTTGGCCAAATCCAAACCTTGCTCTGAAACACAAGTGCAAGGAGCTATGGGATGCACTGGGGTTTCGAATAGTAGTCTGCCGGAGCCATTTTGCGAAAGGCAAAATATTGAAGAGTCTGATTGCGTGAAAAGTTCTGTTAAATTAGTCTTGAATAGTGAAAAGCCAGATCCTAATGAAGTATTGTATAACAATTCAACAGGGCCTGGCGCTGAGAATCATGTGATCGGATCAATGGACAGTGGTGACTTGGAGCAATGTTGTGTTACCGTCGAGGTGAAAGAAGCATCGAATGACTTCATGTCAAATCATTGCCCTAAGGATAAAGTGGAAGAAACCTCCAATGATGATGTACACTCTGAAGTTTCAAATCCAAATCCCTCCCCAAAGCACTTGACTTCGAGTTTAACCTCTTGCAGCCAACCGCTTGATGTACTCGCTAGTGAAATTGGTGGTTGTGGAGAGATTACATCTGCTTGTTCCCAAACTTCAAGTGCTGATGGAAACTCTTGCAAggaaaaacatgttcaaacatCGGAATCAGTTTCCACATCTTGTGTTGCGATTGAGATTCCCAAAAATATTAGCACCACTGGTATTAGAAAGATCACATTCAAGTTTAGCAAACGCAAGGAAGATTATGATAGTAAGATATCTTGTCCTGGTAAACCCATGGTTAACAATGAGTTTCAAGAGGACCATAATGACATACAGTCATGTTTGTCTGCTGCTCAACCTTCAACCTGTGCCGACTCTCACAAATGGTCATGGAATACTAATGAAACCATAATCGGAAATGAGTATGCAGACACACCCAGTCCATTGTCATGTGCACCAAACAGGGAAATGAAGATGTCTAAAAAGATAATCCCAGAGAATTACCCGACAAATGTTAAAAAGCTTTTGTCTACTAAAATTCTGGAAGGAGCCAGGGTGAAGTATGTGTCCATATCCGGGAAG AAAGAGATTCCGGGCATAATTAAAGACTGTGGCTACTTATGTGGTTGTTGCCTCTGTAATTTTTCCAAA GTGGTCAGCGCCTATGAGTTTGAACTTCATGCTGGCACCAAGACTCGACACCCCAATAATCACATTTATTTGGAGAATGGGAAGCCCATTTGTAGCATAATTGAGGAGCTGAGAACTGCCTCTCTCACTTCACTAGATGATGTGCTAAAAGCTGTGGCTGGTTCTTCTGTCAACGAGGAGTACTTCCAGGTCTGGAAAG CAAATCTCCACTGTGGAAATACAGTATCTTGTGGAGATGGTCCTTATTTGAGCAAGTCTTTTTGCCAGAATGGCTTCATCAATAG TAAGCCAATTGAAGATGGACCCTGTTCTGATTCAGGCATTTACTATCATGAAGTCCCCGTCAATCAGCAAAGCTACACAGAGGCACTAGTGGAGCAGAAGCGTCTGATTAAAAA ACCAAGGAACAATCAATCTTTCTCAGGTTGGGAAAAGAAGAAAGCAACCAAAGGTGGCTCTAAAAAAAG GGACAATGATTTACATAAATTACTTTTCATGCCTAATGGACTGCCTGATGGGACCGATTTGGCTTATTATGCCAAAGGAAAG CGCATTCTTGGGGGTTACAAGCAGGGGAATGGTATAATCTGTAGTTGTTGCAACACAGAG CTTAGTCCTTCCCAGTTTGAGGCTCATGCTGGATGGTCTGCAAAACGTCAACC CTATCGTCATATTTACACGTCCAGTGGCTTGACACTTCATGATATTGCCTTAATGTTGGCAAATGGGCAAAGCCTTGTCACTAGTGACAGTGATGATATGTGTGCTGTATGCGGAGATGGTGGCAAACTTATTATATGCAATGGATGTCCTAGAGCCTTTCACACTG CTTGTTTGGGTTTGCAGTCCCTTCCTGGTGATGACTGGcactgtaatttctgtactgacaAGGTTGGCTCTGGTATCAAAACTTCTAGGGAGTCAAAACCTATTATCCTCCGGCTAACAAGAGTTGTCAAAGCATCAGAATTTGAGACTGGTGGTTGTGTTGTCTGCAG GTCTCAAGACTTCAGTGCTGTTAAGTTTGATGATCTGACAGTCATCCTTTGTGATCAG TGTGAGAAGGAATACCATGTTGGTTGTCTCCGTGAGCGTGGAATGTGTGATCTGAAA GAACTACCAAATGATAAATGGTTTTGTTGTGATGATTGTGACAAGATCTTTAGCACACTTCAGTTACTGACTTCCAGTGGGCCCGAAGTAATTCCAACATCGGTGTCTGCTACAATATTTAGAAAGCATGCGGCTGTAGGCCTAAACAACATTGCATTGCAATGGCAGATTTTGAGTGGAAAAAGTCGCCAACCTGAACATTTGTTGCTGCTTTCCCAAGCTGCAGCTATTTTTCGT GAATGCTTTGATCCTATTGTTGCCAAATCTGGTCGTGATCTCATCCCTGTCATGGTCTACGG GAGGAATATTGCTGGTCAAGAATTTAGTGGAATGTATTGTGTGGTTTTAATTGTGAA TTCTGTTGTCATATCTGCTGCTCTTCTCAGAATATTTGGACGAGAAGCTGCGGAACTGCCTTTAGTGGCTACCAGTAAAAACAATCAAGGAAAG GGTTTTTTTCTAGCACTATTTTCATGCATTGAAGGGTTTTTGTATTCAATGAATGTGAAACACATTGTACTCCCTGCTGCTGAGGAGGCTGAACCTATGTGGACAAAGAAGCTTGGCTTCACAAGGACGAGCCAAGAGCAA TTGCTCAGGTACACAAGGGACCTTCAGCTGACAATCTTCAAGGGGACGTCTCTCCTAGAGAAGGTGGTGAAAGAGCAAAGGGGCTAA
- the LOC140880234 gene encoding uncharacterized protein isoform X2: MMEGGGGEDRVMGSAMEMDDQLRLVSVDNSESVSCRKNMAEEVLVDSEMEHVDACQEMDVCNDFELGTSTGREERDVIMNKTKTDCFAAGETKQISDNTELLQPSVTINARDVADLAKSKPCSETQVQGAMGCTGVSNSSLPEPFCERQNIEESDCVKSSVKLVLNSEKPDPNEVLYNNSTGPGAENHVIGSMDSGDLEQCCVTVEVKEASNDFMSNHCPKDKVEETSNDDVHSEVSNPNPSPKHLTSSLTSCSQPLDVLASEIGGCGEITSACSQTSSADGNSCKEKHVQTSESVSTSCVAIEIPKNISTTGIRKITFKFSKRKEDYDSKISCPGKPMVNNEFQEDHNDIQSCLSAAQPSTCADSHKWSWNTNETIIGNEYADTPSPLSCAPNREMKMSKKIIPENYPTNVKKLLSTKILEGARVKYVSISGKKEIPGIIKDCGYLCGCCLCNFSKVVSAYEFELHAGTKTRHPNNHIYLENGKPICSIIEELRTASLTSLDDVLKAVAGSSVNEEYFQVWKANLHCGNTVSCGDGPYLSKSFCQNGFINSKPIEDGPCSDSGIYYHEVPVNQQSYTEALVEQKRLIKKPRNNQSFSGWEKKKATKGGSKKRDNDLHKLLFMPNGLPDGTDLAYYAKGKRILGGYKQGNGIICSCCNTELSPSQFEAHAGWSAKRQPYRHIYTSSGLTLHDIALMLANGQSLVTSDSDDMCAVCGDGGKLIICNGCPRAFHTACLGLQSLPGDDWHCNFCTDKVGSGIKTSRESKPIILRLTRVVKASEFETGGCVVCRSQDFSAVKFDDLTVILCDQCEKEYHVGCLRERGMCDLKELPNDKWFCCDDCDKIFSTLQLLTSSGPEVIPTSVSATIFRKHAAVGLNNIALQWQILSGKSRQPEHLLLLSQAAAIFRECFDPIVAKSGRDLIPVMVYGRNIAGQEFSGMYCVVLIVNSVVISAALLRIFGREAAELPLVATSKNNQGKGFFLALFSCIEGFLYSMNVKHIVLPAAEEAEPMWTKKLGFTRTSQEQLLRYTRDLQLTIFKGTSLLEKVVKEQRG, from the exons ATGATGGAAGGAGGGGGTGGTGAGGACCGTGTGATGGGTAGTGCGATGGAAATGGACGATCAATTGAGGCTTGTATCCGTGGATAATTCTGAATCAGTGTCATGTAGAAAGAATATGGCAGAGGAAGTTCTAGTTGATTCTGAAATGGAACATGTTGATGCATGCCAAGAGATGGACGTTTGCAATGATTTTGAGTTAGGAACATCTACTGGGAGGGAGGAAAGAGATGTCATTATGAATAAAACTAAAACAGACTGTTTTGCGGCTGGTGAGACAAAACAAATATCAGATAACACTGAATTGTTGCAGCCTTCAGTAACTATTAATGCCAGGGATGTTGCAGATTTGGCCAAATCCAAACCTTGCTCTGAAACACAAGTGCAAGGAGCTATGGGATGCACTGGGGTTTCGAATAGTAGTCTGCCGGAGCCATTTTGCGAAAGGCAAAATATTGAAGAGTCTGATTGCGTGAAAAGTTCTGTTAAATTAGTCTTGAATAGTGAAAAGCCAGATCCTAATGAAGTATTGTATAACAATTCAACAGGGCCTGGCGCTGAGAATCATGTGATCGGATCAATGGACAGTGGTGACTTGGAGCAATGTTGTGTTACCGTCGAGGTGAAAGAAGCATCGAATGACTTCATGTCAAATCATTGCCCTAAGGATAAAGTGGAAGAAACCTCCAATGATGATGTACACTCTGAAGTTTCAAATCCAAATCCCTCCCCAAAGCACTTGACTTCGAGTTTAACCTCTTGCAGCCAACCGCTTGATGTACTCGCTAGTGAAATTGGTGGTTGTGGAGAGATTACATCTGCTTGTTCCCAAACTTCAAGTGCTGATGGAAACTCTTGCAAggaaaaacatgttcaaacatCGGAATCAGTTTCCACATCTTGTGTTGCGATTGAGATTCCCAAAAATATTAGCACCACTGGTATTAGAAAGATCACATTCAAGTTTAGCAAACGCAAGGAAGATTATGATAGTAAGATATCTTGTCCTGGTAAACCCATGGTTAACAATGAGTTTCAAGAGGACCATAATGACATACAGTCATGTTTGTCTGCTGCTCAACCTTCAACCTGTGCCGACTCTCACAAATGGTCATGGAATACTAATGAAACCATAATCGGAAATGAGTATGCAGACACACCCAGTCCATTGTCATGTGCACCAAACAGGGAAATGAAGATGTCTAAAAAGATAATCCCAGAGAATTACCCGACAAATGTTAAAAAGCTTTTGTCTACTAAAATTCTGGAAGGAGCCAGGGTGAAGTATGTGTCCATATCCGGGAAG AAAGAGATTCCGGGCATAATTAAAGACTGTGGCTACTTATGTGGTTGTTGCCTCTGTAATTTTTCCAAA GTGGTCAGCGCCTATGAGTTTGAACTTCATGCTGGCACCAAGACTCGACACCCCAATAATCACATTTATTTGGAGAATGGGAAGCCCATTTGTAGCATAATTGAGGAGCTGAGAACTGCCTCTCTCACTTCACTAGATGATGTGCTAAAAGCTGTGGCTGGTTCTTCTGTCAACGAGGAGTACTTCCAGGTCTGGAAAG CAAATCTCCACTGTGGAAATACAGTATCTTGTGGAGATGGTCCTTATTTGAGCAAGTCTTTTTGCCAGAATGGCTTCATCAATAG TAAGCCAATTGAAGATGGACCCTGTTCTGATTCAGGCATTTACTATCATGAAGTCCCCGTCAATCAGCAAAGCTACACAGAGGCACTAGTGGAGCAGAAGCGTCTGATTAAAAA ACCAAGGAACAATCAATCTTTCTCAGGTTGGGAAAAGAAGAAAGCAACCAAAGGTGGCTCTAAAAAAAG GGACAATGATTTACATAAATTACTTTTCATGCCTAATGGACTGCCTGATGGGACCGATTTGGCTTATTATGCCAAAGGAAAG CGCATTCTTGGGGGTTACAAGCAGGGGAATGGTATAATCTGTAGTTGTTGCAACACAGAG CTTAGTCCTTCCCAGTTTGAGGCTCATGCTGGATGGTCTGCAAAACGTCAACC CTATCGTCATATTTACACGTCCAGTGGCTTGACACTTCATGATATTGCCTTAATGTTGGCAAATGGGCAAAGCCTTGTCACTAGTGACAGTGATGATATGTGTGCTGTATGCGGAGATGGTGGCAAACTTATTATATGCAATGGATGTCCTAGAGCCTTTCACACTG CTTGTTTGGGTTTGCAGTCCCTTCCTGGTGATGACTGGcactgtaatttctgtactgacaAGGTTGGCTCTGGTATCAAAACTTCTAGGGAGTCAAAACCTATTATCCTCCGGCTAACAAGAGTTGTCAAAGCATCAGAATTTGAGACTGGTGGTTGTGTTGTCTGCAG GTCTCAAGACTTCAGTGCTGTTAAGTTTGATGATCTGACAGTCATCCTTTGTGATCAG TGTGAGAAGGAATACCATGTTGGTTGTCTCCGTGAGCGTGGAATGTGTGATCTGAAA GAACTACCAAATGATAAATGGTTTTGTTGTGATGATTGTGACAAGATCTTTAGCACACTTCAGTTACTGACTTCCAGTGGGCCCGAAGTAATTCCAACATCGGTGTCTGCTACAATATTTAGAAAGCATGCGGCTGTAGGCCTAAACAACATTGCATTGCAATGGCAGATTTTGAGTGGAAAAAGTCGCCAACCTGAACATTTGTTGCTGCTTTCCCAAGCTGCAGCTATTTTTCGT GAATGCTTTGATCCTATTGTTGCCAAATCTGGTCGTGATCTCATCCCTGTCATGGTCTACGG GAGGAATATTGCTGGTCAAGAATTTAGTGGAATGTATTGTGTGGTTTTAATTGTGAA TTCTGTTGTCATATCTGCTGCTCTTCTCAGAATATTTGGACGAGAAGCTGCGGAACTGCCTTTAGTGGCTACCAGTAAAAACAATCAAGGAAAG GGTTTTTTTCTAGCACTATTTTCATGCATTGAAGGGTTTTTGTATTCAATGAATGTGAAACACATTGTACTCCCTGCTGCTGAGGAGGCTGAACCTATGTGGACAAAGAAGCTTGGCTTCACAAGGACGAGCCAAGAGCAA TTGCTCAGGTACACAAGGGACCTTCAGCTGACAATCTTCAAGGGGACGTCTCTCCTAGAGAAGGTGGTGAAAGAGCAAAGGGGCTAA
- the LOC140879638 gene encoding type I inositol polyphosphate 5-phosphatase 8-like, which yields MEVRKWFNIKSGTNEFHSDICKTEVHQRGELGRRKSCSDGGSHVVVPEELSGEWQMEANGAFGLKQFPPFVSKKVNLSMVVGTWNVGGKSPHDGLNLSDWLEITNTPADIYVLGFQEIVPLNAGNVLGPQDCGPAAKWLSLILQALNVTSEPEHEPEPEQREKLYEKPIISSFDPISSEEEFTSDGLDLSNSCSSQDSPPTPPTRYHRKYCLAASKQMVGIFLCVFVAEDLCEYITGLRISCVGRGVLGRLGNKGSVSISMALHGTTFCFVCTHLASGEKESDVMRRNLDVLKILNSTTFPDSPSTILGHNNIIWLGDLNYRLASISEDTYELLRRKDWQALLEKDQLKIEQKAGRVFDGWKEGKIYFAPTYKYLANSDHYVVQTSSPKLKRRTPAWCDRILWKGEGLKQMCYVRGESRFSDHRPVYSLFLAQTK from the exons ATGGAGGTTCGGAAATGGTTCAACATAAAGAGTGGCACGAATGAATTTCATTCAGATATTTGCAAAACAGAAG TTCATCAGAGAGGCGAACTAGGGAGAAGGAAGAGTTGCTCCGACGGTGGATCACACGTCGTCGTGCCCGAAGAATTATCCG GAGAGTGGCAGATGGAAGCAAATGGTGCATTTGGATTGAAACAATTCCCACCATTTGTGTCCAAGAAAGTCAACCTCAG CATGGTGGTGGGAACGTGGAATGTAGGAGGCAAATCACCTCATGATGGCTTGAATTTAAGTGATTGGTTAGAGATCACTAATACACCGGCTGACATATATGTGCTCGG GTTCCAAGAAATAGTGCCATTAAACGCAGGCAACGTGCTCGGGCCCCAAGACTGCGGCCCGGCTGCAAAGTGGCTTTCCTTGATCCTCCAAGCTCTAAACGTCACGTCCGAACCCGAACACGAGCCCGAACCGGAGCAACGAGAGAAATTATATGAAAAACCCATAATCAGCTCATTTGATCCAATTTCATCGGAAGAAGAATTTACATCTGACGGACTCGATCTGTCCAATTCTTGTTCCAGCCAAGATAGTCCACCTACTCCTCCAACTCGGTATCACCGTAAGTACTGTTTGGCTGCCAGCAAACAGATGGTTGGGATCTTTTTGTGCGTTTTTGTTGCTGAAGATTTGTGCGAGTACATCACGGGCTTGAGGATTTCTTGCGTGGGGAGAGGCGTCTTGGGACGCCTCGGAAATAAG GGGTCCGTTTCGATTAGCATGGCCTTGCATGGGACGACATTTTGCTTCGTGTGCACGCACTTGGCATCGGGAGAGAAAGAAAGCGATGTGATGAGAAGAAATTTGgatgttttgaaaatattaaattcaaccACTTTCCCTGATTCACCTTCCACCATTTTGGGTCACAA CAACATAATTTGGCTGGGGGACTTGAACTACCGTCTTGCATCAATCAGCGAGGATACATATGAGCTACTACGAAGGAAAGATTGGCAAGCGTTGCTTGAGAAAGATCAG TTGAAGATAGAACAAAAGGCTGGTCGAGTATTCGATGGATGGAAAGAAGGGAAAATATATTTTGCTCCGACGTACAAATACCTCGCCAACTCCGACCATTACGTCGTGCAAACCTCGTCGCCTAAGCTCAAACGTAGGACTCCTGCCTG GTGCGACAGGATTTTGTGGAAAGGCGAAGGGCTGAAACAAATGTGTTATGTTAGGGGTGAATCAAGATTTTCAGACCACAGGCCTGTGTATTCACTCTTCTTAGCCCAAACAAAATGA
- the LOC140877389 gene encoding soluble inorganic pyrophosphatase 4: MAPPIEKSINSDAKKSSHPPLNERILSSMSRKAVAAHPWHDLEIGPGAPIVFNCVVEIGKGSKVKYELDKDTGLIKVDRVLYSSVVYPHNYGFIPRTLCEDNDPMDVLIIMQEPVLPGCFLRAKAIGLMPMIDQGEKDDKIIAVCADDPEYRHYTDIKELPPHRLAEIRRFFEDYKKNENKDVAVDEFLPASKAYEAIQGSMDLYADYIVESLRR; encoded by the exons ATGGCTCCACCTATTGAGAAGTCAATCAATTCTGATGCTAAAAAATCATCACATCCACCCCTCAACGAAAGAATACTGTCTTCCATGTCTAGGAAAGCTGTTGCTGCTCATCCTTGGCATGATCTTGAGATAG GACCTGGAGCACCAATTGTTTTCAATTGT GTGGTTGAGATAGGTAAGGGTAGCAAGGTGAAGTATGAACTCGACAAGGACACAGGTCTTATCAAG GTTGATCGTGTTCTTTACTCATCAGTTGTGTACCCCCATAACTATGGCTTTATCCCCCGCACTCTTTGTGAAGACAATGACCCAATGGATGTATTGATCATAATGCAG GAACCAGTTCTTCCAGGGTGCTTTCTCAGGGCTAAAGCAATAGGTCTTATGCCCATGATTGATCAG GGAGAGAAAGATGATAAGATAATTGCTGTCTGTGCTGATGATCCTGAATATCGGCATTATACAGACATCAAAGAACTTCCACCTCATCGCTTGGCTGAGATCCGCCGTTTTTTTGAGGATT ACAAGAAGAATGAGAACAAGGATGTAGCAGTCGATGAATTTCTTCCAGCCTCAAAAGCTTATGAAGCTATCCAGGGCTCCAT GGACCTCTATGCAGACTATATCGTGGAGAGCCTACGACGGTAA